From the genome of Primulina eburnea isolate SZY01 chromosome 12, ASM2296580v1, whole genome shotgun sequence, one region includes:
- the LOC140807771 gene encoding E3 ubiquitin-protein ligase BOI-like: protein MAVRADFWPLENMGYGSFVGCGSQEWIMGFEDGLCFQDIQGHDVQRRGIVLPVLGSCDNQAAVSCSETVSMEFLQCLSSEAERQNLEMNWFLQVENQNLRSLMQQATRKQAVALHKHYESRVKFIIQQKDEQLSNARNKAIELQDFLRRAEVEAKTWETKATEKEAIVSDLNNKLKQFRLKEYSLCDSSSSSSSSTKKMEMIKEEGRKIVCKLCEARRSCVVLFPCKHLCCCTACEPLLGHCPVCGAVKEASLEVFLGLQKPAKF from the exons ATGGCTGTTCGGGCTGATTTTTGGCCCTTGGagaatatgggttatggatcATTCGTCGGGTGCGGGTCGCAGGAATGGATTATGGGGTTTGAAGATGGGCTTTGTTTTCAAGATATACAAGGTCATGATGTGCAGAGGAGAGGAATTGTGCTTCCAGTGTTAGGTTCTTGTGATAATCAAGCTGCTGTTTCTTGCTCCGAGACTGTGTCTATGGAATTCCTGCAGTGTTTGTCCTCTGAAGCTGAGAGGCAAAACCTCGAAATGAATTGGTTTCTTCAGGTGGAG AATCAGAACTTGAGATCACTCATGCAACAAGCCACTCGGAAACAAGCTGTTGCGCTACACAAGCACTACGAATCCAGAGTCAAGTTCATAATTCAGCAAAAAGATGAACAACTAAGCAATGCAAGAAACAAAGCGATAGAGCTCCAAGATTTCCTGCGAAGAGCAGAAGTGGAAGCCAAAACCTGGGAGACAAAGGCCACTGAAAAAGAAGCCATTGTTTCTGACCTCAACAACAAGCTGAAACAATTCAGACTGAAAGAGTATTCGCTTTGTGATTCTTCCtcaagcagcagcagcagcacaaAGAAGATGGAAATGATAAAAGAAGAGGGTAGAAAGATTGTTTGCAAATTATGCGAAGCTCGAAGATCGTGTGTTGTGTTGTTCCCTTGCAAGCACCTGTGTTGCTGCACGGCGTGTGAGCCACTTTTGGGGCACTGTCCTGTCTGTGGAGCAGTGAAAGAGGCGAGTTTAGAGGTGTTCTTAGGTCTACAGAAGCCTGCAAAATTCTGA